ATCGTAAATATTTCCGTCGGTTCTTTTTCCCGCCGGAATATGGGTGAGAACTCCGCACTGGTGCGGGGAGTCAATGAAACCTGGGATGCCGGGCTGGTGGTGGTAGTCGCAGCGGGCAATATGGGGCCCAAGACCGGCACCATCACCACTCCGGGCATCAGCCGCAAAGTCATCACTGTGGGATGCTCCGATGATCACAAGGAGGTCAATGTGATGGGCAACCGGATGATCGACTATTCCGGCCGCGGCCCCACCGGGGCCTGCATCTGTAAACCGGACATCGTAGCTCCGGGCGCCTCTATCACCAGCTGCTCCAACAAGCGCGGCGAATACACCTGCAAAAGCGGAACCAGCATGGCGACACCATTCGTATCCGGCGCGCTGGCGCTTCTCCTGGAAAAATATCCGGATATGAGCAACCGGGATGTGAAGCTTTTTCTGCGGGAGCGGGCCGTCGATATCGGACTGCCTAGAAATCAGCAGGGGTGGGGGAGGCTGGATCTGGATAGGTTGCTGCAGTAAATGGATTGGGGAGGGAGGGTACGCAACCGATGATAAGTGCGTTGGGAGAGGAATCGGGCGGGGGCGCATGGGGCGGCGGGCAGCGCTGCTGTTTGTCGTCGGCAGGAGGTACTAAGGACCTGACGGCAGAGGATCCGGTCCCCTCTCCGCCTGACGTGGTGCGTCAGACGGAGCCCCCGTCTCCTCTGCCGCCACGTCCTAAGTGCCTCCAGGCCTCCGCAATATGCAGCGCTGCTTCCGCCGCCCCATGCACCCCCGCCCGATTCCTCTCTCAGCCAGGTTGTGGATCGGTTGCTGTGTACTGGCTTTGCTGGGTGGTGGATTTGTTGGGCGGTGGCTTTGCTGGGTGGTGGTGGAATTA
This portion of the Clostridium sp. AN503 genome encodes:
- a CDS encoding S8 family peptidase, with translation MNQADIETHEEETAGFTGKGIGVAVLDTGCFPHEDLNNRIAAFCDMVQRRTDPYDDNGHGTHVCGIIGGNGCGNSLYCGVAPRCHLIPVKVLDRRGNGYASDVLSGLRWIRENRDVYNIRIVNISVGSFSRRNMGENSALVRGVNETWDAGLVVVVAAGNMGPKTGTITTPGISRKVITVGCSDDHKEVNVMGNRMIDYSGRGPTGACICKPDIVAPGASITSCSNKRGEYTCKSGTSMATPFVSGALALLLEKYPDMSNRDVKLFLRERAVDIGLPRNQQGWGRLDLDRLLQ